A region of Lycium barbarum isolate Lr01 chromosome 1, ASM1917538v2, whole genome shotgun sequence DNA encodes the following proteins:
- the LOC132639238 gene encoding membrane steroid-binding protein 2-like, which yields MLLQSPVLLDRQTKPCFYHSTHTHRALFLSPKNFKDIFPFSIGVKKMVLQLLDTLKDSITAYTGLSPTTFFTVVALALAFYYLVSGFFGSSDHGAHNPRPRNMEEQMEPLPPPVQLGEITEEELKGYDGTDPKKPLLMAIKGQIYDVSQSRMFYGPGGPYALFAGKDASRALAKMSFEEKDLTGDISGLGAFELDALQDWEYKFMSKYVKVGTVKQAVPVNDGSVEATDGEAKPAEGGASGSAKPLEDDGPSKISEAANDAPSETIAAETVDKSDAHVDKD from the exons ATGTTGCTCCAGAGTCCAGTCCTACTAGATAGACAAACCAAACCCTGCTTCTAtcattcaacacacacacacagagcTTTGTTTCTCTCGCCCAAAAATTTCAAAGATATTTTCCCCTTCTCAATCGGAGTTAAAAAAATGGTCCTACAACTATTAGACACTTTGAAAGATTCAATTACAGCATACACAGGTCTATCTCCTACAACTTTCTTCACTGTTGTTGCTTTAGCTCTTGCTTTTTACTATCTTGTCTCTGGGTTTTTTGGTTCATCTGATCATGGTGCTCACAATCCACGGCCAAGAAACATGGAGGAACAGATGGAGCCTTTGCCTCCACCTGTTCAACTTGGAGAAATTACGGAAGAAGAGTTGAAAGGATATGATGGCACTGATCCCAAGAAACCTTTGTTGATGGCTATTAAGGGTCAGATCTATGATGTTTCTCAAAGCAG AATGTTTTATGGTCCTGGGGGACCTTATGCATTGTTTGCTGGAAAGGATGCTAGTAGAGCTCTTGCCAAGATGTCATTCGAGGAAAAAGATCTTACTGGGGATATCTCTGGCCTTGGTGCATTTGAGCTTGATGCCTTACAAGATTGGGAGTACAAATTCATGAGCAAATATGTCAAAGTTGGGACTGTGAAGCAGgccgtgccagtaaatgatggaTCTGTTGAAGCAACTGATGGCGAAGCTAAGCCAGCCGAGGGTGGTGCTTCGGGTAGTGCCAAGCCATTGGAAGATGATGGTCCATCAAAAATTTCCGAGGCTGCTAATGATGCTCCTTCAGAGACCATTGCTGCTGAAACTGTGGACAAATCTGATGCTCATGTCGACAAGGACTAA
- the LOC132606781 gene encoding F-box/kelch-repeat protein At3g23880-like: MLSLEELNRENIEGKQENPESDEQEILASFDFLTEILSRLPVKSLLRFKSVSKSWFSLICSPEFIKSHLSLSAKNNNTDYTNYRVMLRIAQPEFNLKDCSLKSLLHDESVIEESDLDYPMKDSSISFLIEGSVNGLICLVRGAEELVLWNPSIKTYKKLPVLRSKMRDSYRSTYGFGYDEIHDDYKVVCIISRLHDFKEVNMYSLKNNSWQKIDCPRNGARLINSGEFVNGRLHWAATADLGLERGWSITSFDLANEKWRKVERPCYREERDGVLVLGALGSNVSMICNNSTIQVDVWIMNEYGVKESWTKMFTINYTIRTLVDYLFSQFFCLSKRGEFLLRLESVFLICNPKDNSIRFPEYAEFSDGLLAEIYIESLVCPLSQNEPRTQQLR, from the coding sequence ATGCTATCTTTAGAAGAACTGAATAGAGAGAATATTGAAGGAAAGCAAGAAAATCCAGAATCTGATGAACAAGAAATCTTGgcttcctttgattttcttactGAGATTCTCTCAAGGCTTCCAGTGAAATCTCTCTTGAGATTCAAGTCTGTTTCAAAATCTTGGTTTTCTTTGATTTGTAGCCCTGAGTTTATCAAATCCCATCTAAGTTTATCAGCTAAAAATAACAACACGGACTACACCAATTATAGGGTTATGTTGAGGATTGCCCAACCTGAATTCAATCTTAAGGATTGTTCCCTTAAGTCTTTACTTCACGATGAGTCTGTTATTGAGGAGTCTGACTTGGATTATCCCATGAAAGACTCCTCTATATCTTTTTTGATTGAGGGTTCTGTCAATGGACTGATATGTCTTGTAAGGGGGGCAGAAGAATTGGTTCTATGGAACCCGTCAATTAAAACATACAAGAAATTGCCTGTTTTGAGATCTAAAATGAGGGATTCTTACCGTTCCACATATGGTTTTGGGTATGACGAGATTCATGATGATTATAAGGTAGTGTGTATTATTAgtcgtttgcatgattttaaagAGGTCAATATGTATAGCCTAAAGAATAATTCTTGGCAAAAAATTGATTGTCCTCGGAATGGAGCACGATTAATTAACTCGGGTGAGTTTGTGAATGGAAGGCTTCATTGGGCTGCTACTGCTGATCTTGGTTTGGAAAGAGGTTGGAGCATAACCTCTTTTGATTTGGCTAATGAGAAATGGAGAAAGGTGGAGCGCCCCTGCTATAGAGAAGAAAGGGATGGTGTTCTCGTGTTGGGAGCATTGGGAAGTAATGTTTCAATGATTTGTAATAATTCGACTATTCAAGTAGATGTGTGGATTATGAACGAGTATGGGGTTAAAGAATCCTGGACAAAAATGTTTACCATCAATTATACTATTAGAACCCTCGTGGATTATTTATTCTCTCAATTCTTTTGTCTGTCAAAAAGAGGTGAATTTTTGCTTAGGTTGGAATCAGTTTTCCTGATATGCAATCCAAAGGATAACTCGATCAGATTTCCAGAGTATGCAGAATTTAGTGATGGTCTTTTGGCGGAAATCTACATAGAAAGTCTAGTTTGTCCCCTTTCACAAAATGAACCAAGGACACAACAGCTCAGATGA